One genomic region from Anthonomus grandis grandis chromosome 1, icAntGran1.3, whole genome shotgun sequence encodes:
- the LOC126735892 gene encoding adult-specific cuticular protein ACP-20-like, giving the protein MLKFVVISALVACASAAISFSSGGLGGGLGGLGGGLGGGLGGLGGGGHIGLSLSGGGGGGDYGHGYKDIDYYTNPHYEFKYAVHDPKHHDVHEQKEERYGDKVKGEYSLHEPDGTIRVVKYEADKHNGFNAIVERKGHAQHPQHYKTYHD; this is encoded by the exons atgttGAAG TTTGTCGTCATTTCTGCCCTGGTGGCATGTGCTAGTGCCGCTATCTCCTTCAGCTCTGGAGGTCTTGGAGGTGGTCTTGGTGGACTCGGGGGAGGTCTTGGAGGTGGTCTTGGAGGACTCGGCGGAGGTGGTCATATAGGTCTTAGCTTAAGTGGCGGCGGTGGAGGTGGAGACTATGGACACGGATATAAAGACATTGACTATTAC ACAAATCCTCACTACGAATTTAAATACGCTGTACATGACCCAAAACACCATGACGTCCACGAGCAAAAAGAAGAAAGGTATGGTGACAAGGTCAAAGGTGAATATTCCCTTCATGAACCCGATGGTACCATCAGAGTGGTGAAGTATGAAGCCGATAAGCATAACGGTTTTAATGCTATAGTAGAGAGAAAGGGGCACGCACAACACCCTCAACACTACAAGACTTATCACGATTAG
- the LOC126735911 gene encoding adult-specific cuticular protein ACP-20-like, translated as MMKLMVLLSVVCAVVMAQDGHHHEYKDIDYYTNPHYQFKYHVHDPKHHDVHEQKEERYGDKVKGEYSLHDPDGTIRIVKYEADKHNGFNAHVERKGHAVHPQHYKTWHH; from the exons atgaTGAAG CTTATGGTTCTTTTGTCAGTAGTATGTGCTGTTGTAATGGCACAAGATGGTCACCATCATGAATATAAAGATATTGATTACTAC ACTAACCCCCACTACCAATTTAAATACCATGTGCATGACCCCAAGCATCACGACGTGCATGAGCAAAAAGAAGAGAGGTATGGAGACAAAGTAAAAGGCGAATACTCCCTCCATGATCCCGATGGTACTATCAGAATAGTAAAATATGAAGCTGACAAGCATAATGGCTTTAATGCTCATGTTGAAAGGAAGGGACATGCTGTACATCCTCAACACTACAAAACATGGCACCATTAG
- the LOC126735788 gene encoding uncharacterized protein LOC126735788: protein MKWNKTCFPENVRTRQENIIVRLPGVIGLAQNAQTLFKTWQLFFDDDIVMDLVNSTNIYIESISQRFKNKSDVRPADVIEMRALIGLLYLPGVYHGERTLIFKFWSRDGTGVEIFPAITALRRFRFLLRCLGMDDIHTREERKSEDNLAPIRKVFEAVMQNCQKHYSVGKHTTIDEMLWACRFRMYIPNKPARYGLKFSLTDPKSFYTLNMEMYCGKQPAGAYSVSNNGFDVVERLCLPISKSRRNVTMDNWFSSVEVANRLLNNHQLTIVGTLRKNKRQITKKEFFTVRPEKSSMFGFTKDLTIVSYIPKKTSR from the coding sequence ATGAAGTGGAATAAAACATGCTTTCCTGAAAATGTGAGAACGCGACAAGAAAACATAATTGTAAGATTACCCGGAGTAATTGGCCTAGCTCAAAATGCGCAAACTCTATTCAAAACGTGGCAGCTTTTTTTCGATGATGATATCGTTATGGATTTAGTAAACAGCACAAACATATATATTGAAAGTATCTCTCAGCGATTCAAAAATAAATCTGATGTACGGCCGGCAGATGTAATTGAGATGCGCGCACTAATTGGTTTACTTTATCTACCTGGAGTTTACCATGGAGAAaggacattaatttttaaattttggtcgAGGGATGGTACAGGAGTGGAAATTTTTCCAGCAATAACGGCTCTAAGAAGATTTCGTTTTTTACTAAGGTGTTTGGGAATGGATGATATTCATACAAGGGAAGAGCGTAAAAGTGAAGACAACCTAGCTCCAATTCGAAAAGTTTTTGAAGCAGTGATgcaaaattgccaaaaacattACTCTGTGGGAAAACATACAACAATCGACGAAATGCTGTGGGCTTGTCGTTTTAGGATGTATATACCCAATAAGCCGGCCCGATATGGACTCAAATTCTCACTGACAGACCCAAAGTCTTTTTATACTCTAAATATGGAAATGTATTGTGGCAAACAACCTGCAGGGGCGTATTCAGTAAGTAACAACGGTTTCGATGTGGTTGAAAGGCTGTGCCTACCAATATCGAAATCACGAAGGAACGTGACAATGGATAATTGGTTCAGCTCGGTTGAAGTGGCCAACAGATTACTAAATAATCATCAGTTGACCATAGTGGGCACCCTTAGGAAAAATAAGcgtcaaattacaaaaaaagagttttttaccGTACGACCAGAAAAGTCAAGTATGTTTGGCTTTACTAAAGATTTAACTATTGTATCGTATATCCCAAAAAAAACAAGCAGGTGA